Proteins from a genomic interval of Oryctolagus cuniculus chromosome 8, mOryCun1.1, whole genome shotgun sequence:
- the CSN3 gene encoding kappa-casein precursor, producing the protein MMKHFLLVVNILAVTLPFLAADIQNQEQTTCRENEERLFHQVTAPYIPVHYVMNRYPQYEPSYYLRRQAVPTLNPFMLNPYYVKPIVFKPNVQVPHWQILPNIHQPKVGRHSHPFFMAILPNKMQDKAVTPTTNTIAAVEPTPIPTTEPVVSTEVIAEASPELIISPETTTEATAASAAA; encoded by the exons ATGATGAAGCATTTTCTTCTAGTTGTGAACATCCTGGCAGTAACCTTGCCTTTTTTG GCTGCAGACATACAAAACCAGGAACAGACAACG tGCCGTGAGAATGAGGAAAGACTGTTCCACCAGGTTACAGCTCCATATATCCCAGTTCACTATGTGATGAACAGATATCCTCAATATGAACCCAGCTACTACCTGCGCAGACAAGCTGTTCCAACTCTTAATCCATTTATGCTTAACCCGTATTATGTAAAACCAATTGTATTTAAGCCAAATGTCCAAGTTCCTCACTGgcaaatcctgccaaatatccaCCAGCCAAAAGTGGGACGTCACTCACATCCATTTTTTATGGCCATTCTCCCGAATAAAATGCAGGATAAAGCAGTCACCCCCACCACCAACACCATTGCTGCTGTGGAGCCTACCCCGATTCCTACCACTGAGCCAGTGGTGAGCACTGAAGTGATTGCAGAGGCTTCCCCAGAGCTCATCATCAGCCCTGAGACTACCACGGAAGCAACTGCTGCATCAGCGGCAGCATGA